A stretch of DNA from Channa argus isolate prfri chromosome 7, Channa argus male v1.0, whole genome shotgun sequence:
TCCAATTATGTACAACTGTAACTATGCTAAAACAATCATTGAAAATGTATCTAAATCATGTCGACTTATCCCTGGGTTTATACGGTCCTTTACATGcaacaaaatgctttttgacAAATCATGAAACTATCAACACACAACTTTTCTTCCAAACATCTCCAACAAAAACCGAAATGataacaaaaatgcattttgggcTTTCTTGCATGGATACTAAGGGTGTTGCAATGCTGGTTTGGACAGTGTATTTTGTGTGAGAGATAATAAGAGAGTGTGTTTAAAAGAGATCAAGTCAGGTGGGGTGCACAAGATTGTATTACACAATGCCAAATCTGCCCAAGGGGGTCTGATATGGCTTTGTGTGCCTTCCTTTTCTCGTTATTCTTCACTTGTCCACCCTGTGaaaaagtggtgtgtgtgtgtgtgtgtgtgtgtgtgtgtgtgtgtgtgtgtgtgtgtgtgtgtgtgtgtgtgtgtgtgtgtgtgtgtgtgtgtgtgtgtgtgtgtgtgtgtgtgtgtgtgtgtgtgtgtgtgtaagaggtAATCACCGTGGACAGTGTCAGGGAGTTCCCACTGTTTTGCCTCCAGCCACAGTCTGTCATCACCACAACtccacctgtgtgtttgtgctccagTACTTCACAAACCATCCCAGAGTAGACATCATTATAAGTACACTGCAAAGAATTAAATCAAACAGCTGGAGCCTGGCAAACTTCACTTGttatgtttattctttttttttccagcagtcCCACTGTTAGGACATGTGTACAGTAACATGGAGCCCAAACAGCAACTGTGCAGGGCACAAATGGCAATTAAATTCACAAGATATGTGTCAAAGGTGtccttcatttcttttccttctcaaCTTTCCAAGTGAgcgggttaaaaaaaaaaaatacagtttacagaTTTTTGCAGAAAAACCTGTTTGTTCAATCACTTTCCTCAATATCAGCATAGATAGTGGAAAGAAGACAAGGAAAGTGTGATGGACTGATTAATCTTTGTACATCtgagtaaaaatatatatttttaataaacaatctGCCAGAAACCACCTCTGGCTCCTGAGATTCACTCAGTAAGCTAAGGGCTTGTGGCACAAGTCTTCCTGAAGATTGCAACCCTGTTGTAAGGTTACTGAGAACTGCGGCTGCCTTCTGTTGAGGTGCGAATCCAAAACAAATAGGCAAGACAACATTGGCAGTAGATAACATGGTGACAGAACCATTCAGGGTACATGATTGAAGGGGCTAGTGAAGCGTGAGAtgccatatttattttttaaatgaagtctGACGCAAAGATCAGACtatttgacaaactcacagtgtaacatgttttattcaaagATACTGCTATAATGTTCATTAGTAGTCTTATTGATTAGCAGTGCATTGATATTTGGCATTTTGTAAACATCTTAAAAGTTTTTCTACTACCTTCTTCATGCACTAAAGCTTCCAATACAATCAATGTGTACGGTAtcaaatgtttatataaaaatgtattgcataAACAGATTAAGGGTTAAAATGTAGCGACACAGCCATGCTTAATACTTGCTCTCATCCCTTTCACACTCAAACTCACTTCACAGAAAAGCTTAAGAAAAGATTTCGCTGAGTTGCTACTAGGTCATTCTTCTCAAGTTTGGTTAGCAATTATAGCAAAGTGATTACAATATCAtaacatgttaaaatatctctataaagcttttaaaatacacactgtGCAATATAAGGGAAAACTGCTATTTTTGGCTATGGCCACAATGATTTCggtataaaatacattaatttcaGTTCTTAAAAGATATAAATAACACATCTAAAAagactattttttaaaatcctaacAATACGTCACAAGTCACTTTCACATGacctttgtatttgtgtaacCCTACAGCAGGGTCAGGTCCAGGTACTGCCCCACCGGCTTGGTCATAAAGGCAGGGAGGGACATGAGGGGAGCATCACCTCCACTGGACTGACCAATCAGACTGCTGCTCAGGAGAGAAACGGACTCCACAGGATTCTGGGAGCGGGAAAGGAGCGAGGGTTGGGGAGGGGGGTAAGACAACACAGTGGtaagaaagaggggagagaaaaacaaaagaccatTATTCcagtgtaaaagtgaaaaacacagaGCCCTTACACCAGCACCAGATGTTACCCATCACCTCAACACCTTGAAGGCTATACCCGTTATTACCCACCTATTATACTAACAGCGTTACACTATAACACCAATGATTAACTGTTCACTAAGTCCCGTCACCTTAGATGCTGTTTTAGGCTCTCTTTTCTCACACGTGGAGTTTACAAAGTAGTGATTTACAGTACCCTAAAAAgattttaacatgtttgaaaCAATTAGTTTGATTTCAAAAAGAAGTAAACTTAGGCAGGCATCTCGTTTTTAACACCACTAGATTTTATTAGCAGAAAACCTAAACAGCTGTTGGTGTAGCTGGTTTCAGTAACAATAGAATATCTGAGTTAGCACATGATGATGAGTGATGATGAGTCTGGCAAATGAGGAGCTATCCTGTTAATATATATTGTGCAGAAGCCAGGGCGGAAAGCATTAGAGGAAAGCATAGAGATGCTACGTCCACTGAGATTTTACCTGAAACTACTCCTATATGTGGTCATATCATCCAGCAATGCTATTCCTAGAAAgaagtgatttttttatatatatatagagtcAGTTATGCTGAATAAAGGTTTCCCCTGACTTTCATGCCCAGGCCTTGACTGCTTTCATTGAAAAGGATGATTTTATTTAACTGGAAAGtgcaaatagaaaatgtatttaatagaTTGAAGCAACAAGTTTTAATTTACAGACTTTTTACAGACTTCTCAACTCGTTTAACATGTTAATCTCTTGAAAAGATAAGTCTGTTAGTGATTCCCttatttgtggctttttttaaaagccataaGTAGcatgttactgtactgtactgcctcagatgtactgtactgtaaaaggtaaatattaATGTCTAGTTCAACTAGACAATGTGTAGGTTTAccaaaataatgaacattttctttgatATGTGGCCTTTAAAATTGTTGAATTTTCTGAACTGTAGGTTCCCACCTCCTATTTCCCTCTATTTCCTGTCTCCCTCTTCCATTTCTACACAAACTGTAACCCCCACATAATAATACAGTGAACTAATAACACTCAGTTAAAACTGTAGGTCATAAACCAGTTAGCCAGAAATGCTAGGCTTAGGTTTAAGCAGATAAGCACAAGGTTTAATAGATGCCTTACACTTACAatggtgtatttgtgtttagaaACTCTTATGAGGTGTGATGGAGGTCCAATACAGAGTGCAGCTCTAATTAGAGCCCCCTTCACACATATTTAGGATATGCAGAAATCTAGAGTTTGACAGTTGCTAAAGTGATTATCACTGTATGGGACGGGGTTTAGTGAACAGTCAATTATCCCTTTTGGCTATTGTTGTATTTCACAAGAGACTCCtttagaagagaaaaaaaatacaatggcCACTATTAGACAGAGAATACTTCCATAAAAGAAGTGTTCTGTAATTGGTTAGAAGACATCACCTCCTCAAAATGATTCAAACCTACCAAATGAATTACTAACATCCAAGAAAATTCCTCCAACCACTCCCTTCGTTCATTGTTGGTACTATGTGTGGTTAGTGGAAAATCTGTCCTGTTTAAACACAGTTGTGTTGAGCCCCGTGACCTGTGGTGACCAGTGAAGACCCAAACCAGAGCTACAACCACTGAACTAAATCCCACTCACTGAGCCCTCAAGCCAATCCTTACCTGCCACCTGCCTCAGACACCTTAAATACACACCCATTCTTTGGGCTGCGTAAGCAATGTCCTGGCCGGGTCGTGAGCGTGCACGGCCCCTTGGGCGTATATGAGAGCATCCTCTGGGACGTACTGTGGTTTGAGGGAGGGGGAGGAATGACAGAGACAGGGGGGCTGAGATGCAAATAACCACAAACAATAACCTAGAGAACGTCATGTCTGTTTATGaagcaaattcattttaatttaatatatacTGAATTTTCAGCTCCCTGGGATTCTTCACTCTCTACTAAGTTTCAATAAGGCTTAGGTTTCTTCATTTCAAGTCTAAGCAAGCAGCAGAGCATGTGTGACAGAACAGGGAGAGTAGACAGGATAAACTTGTTTGATAGCCTTTGGGTGAACACAGTGGATGCCTGACAATACACACCCACAACAGAAGGAGATTTGAATACAAAACTTGGTTCTTAGTATGTGAGCACTAAAGACACAGAAGATCCACAAATACAGGAACTGGATTATTAAGCAGCTACTAAACACACATGGTGTGTTTTGTAGGCATGCGTTTCCTACCTGGTATCCTTGCACTGCATTAATGAGGTCTTTGACTCCATTGCTGTTGTAGGTCAAACCTGGCATACGCACCAACCCCCCTGGGGAGGacagggaggagggggaggggaagTAACCTACAGTGGTAGGTGAGCCAGGCGGACTGGACAAATGAAGAAGACAAGATATCAACAGACTGTTATTCCCAAAATATCTACATAACAGCAGACCAAATATGTAGAAGTCATAAAAGGGGAGAAATggctattgtttaaaaatggccTAATTTCTTAACGAGAGAAGGCAGACAAGGGAGAAACAGAGGTCAATGACTGTTTACAAAGTTGTCTGATACCTCAGTGTTCAGTTATTAACTACCCTTGTCCTAGTCTCTCTCCTTGCAAAGACACTAAATCTTTACGTTTTTGTGTTATCGTGCATTACATTGGGAATTTCTAACAAAAACAACCGATCTATGAAACACCTTTAGCGACAGGGAGTGTAAATCCTAtcctgaaatgtttgtgtgcgCTCATGTTCTTCAAGTTACCATAATAATTGTTATGCAAACAAAAGGCTCAGAAAATCAAACATGTAACTAATACAGCTTTAGTCACTTACTCAGCAGCACACAGCACATGAGGAAACACTGCCTGTCAGGCTCAGTTTAGTGTGAGGAAATCTGCTGGCTTTCGtatctatttattttggttctttttggggtttttttaatgaaagtgtAATTAGCATGTAGAGTGATTTGGCAAGCAATGGTGGTTGACAATATTATGTGATACCTTTCCTGGTGTCACACAAAGCATTACATTTATATGTAATGCTTATCATGAAGAAATTTGAgttgtattgaaattaaatctATATTGAAGTAACTGACATGGATGACTGTATTTTACAATGAGCAAGTGTCTGTTCATTTGTAACTACCACCATTTACCTGGGGTAGTAGGCTGTGTAGTTCATGTATAGCTGAGCCGCGCCAGGGTAGTAGGCATGGCCTGGTGGCAGGTGGCGAGGGGTCAGCAAGACCTGACCAACGGGAGGGTAGAGAGCGGCAGCAGCCTCTGTGGTCAGGACAGGTGGTGCAGGGGTGAAGGAATAGGATGGCGGAGATAAACCTGGAAAGGAGCGGttaggggaaaaagaaaaacgagACATAATCAACTAAGCAAAAAGCAACAGAGGCACAAGTCGATGGTGAAGTCTGGTCATTGTTTGTTTCAGAACAAGGAGCTCATGCAAACTTGCAAACAATGACCTGCATTACCATTATTCTACACATGATACTTATAACATACCAAAAGGTGAAATCGCCACTGGACTGTGGTCAACTTTGAATGTTTGGCATGTAACATTTTTCAGGTGTAAACCCCACAATCCCCTATAATACTGATATTGATTTGTCTGATGTATATTTCCTGTAACTGTGTTCTGAGAACAACGTTGCTCTTATTTTGCAGAGACATtgttagaaaccaagaacacattctgaaacaaaaccaaaaaacaagtTATAGAATTAAGGCCCAATTTAAATACACTATATGCTCAGTTATTGTCTTAACATAATATCTCCAGTATCAACATGTGTCCAGCCTTAGGTCCCAGTGCCATCCCTGTGCTGAAATCTGCACTTCTTATTAAACAACTCATAAACATTAGGCTCCTTTTTGGGGCTCTTTTACACAACAGGAAGTGTACCAGTGCATATTTTTGGTGAAGGATTACTGTCACATAGAACAAAGCACATTTCTACGCACCAGCGTTCAGCCCTGCTCACCTTTGCCACAGCTCCTGATTAGACAAGCAACGGAGACGCACACACCTGAGGTACGTCGGTTTATTCAAACTGATCCCACAACCACTGTTACTAATCTGATAAGACTGGAGAGTTGTAAGCCATTTTGCCACATTGTAGACTAGTTGGTTCCGATGCTCTTTTGCTTACATTCTTCCAACCCTTTCAGATGTTTATGAATTACTTGAGTAAAATTAAGAATGACTAACAAACATGCCACTGAGATGGCAAAACTACATGGCTGAATCAGAATGTGTGAACACAGGTGAAAACTGAAAGTGCAGAATAAATAGTTAACATTTGAGCTTTCTCATGCAGATGGGTAATTTAATCACactaaattaaaaagagaaaccacactctcacaaacacacactcacacacagtgtgGAATCGTCCTAGTTAGACCAGATGTCTGATTAGAGAAAACCCCAGCAGCCCTGCCCCCATGGCAGGAGCCCACCTACCCTGCAATCCCGAAGCACCCCCAGCTCCCAGCAGCACTTACGTCTGGACTTACATGGCGGCGGGCTGAGCCCTGTCCCACTCCTGCTccggttatgtgtgtgtgtatgtgtgtgtgagagcgagCCTCCCATCAGCACTAGGCCCATCTCCTCAGCACTGCAGGGAAACACCTCCACATAGCGGCTGTTGGCCCCGCGTTGAGTGGACATAATATGTTTGTGGAGCCTCTGTGAGGCCTGAAATGCTCGCTCTGCTGAGGTCATTTGGATGAAACAGTCGCCTGATGGACGACCCTGGAAACAGACTCAGTCAGAATTTACTTTGCAATAACTGCAACATTTTGTCTATGGGTGTGTCAGCGTGGTTTGTGCATGTACCTGCTGGTTGAGGACCATGTGCACACCATGTGGTCTGATATCATGTGTAAACTCGCCCAGGAAGGTGAGGATGTCCTCTATGCTTGCTGTGTAAGGCAGCCCCCTCAGCCTCAGACAGTCCCTCACACCACCAGGTGGGGGCAGGAGAGACATCGCAGGCAGCACTGGCACCAAAGGGGCTGGGGCAACAGGGATCAGAGGAGCCGACGAGTACCGGTTCAACacctaaaaacacacatgattataaataatatactcTGCCTGCGGTAAAGGCAGTCAAGGAGGCAGAGCTCTCCTAGTGAAACTGTTTAACCATCTCATTAGGAATCCATTTCTCCACCTGctcaaatacattttaggaaaaaaGAGATTAGCATATAGCATATAGCATATACAATGAGACATAATCAACAAAATCCTTGTGAAGTCATTGATGTGTTGCAATGTCAGGCAGGAGCTGGCTTGTTGCCAACAGGACACCAGCATGTTTGCATTTCTAGACGGGAGCAATAAAACTACTTAGCTGTcatacaaagaaaacatgaggAAAGGCCTGTTGTAGATACGTATGTATCAGCCTGCAAAGATAAGAAAATTATCCACATGTGCTCCTGTTATTAGAGACAGTGAAGCAGTGGAAGATGGCAAAAGGCACTGAGACAGAACAAAAAAGAGTAGCTAGAGTATTTATGTGTACTAAAGGAAAACACAGTCCATGTTGTTATGCAGGTCCCCACCCTTAACTGACTGGTGAaaagacacacccacacattgTCACTCTCTGCTGTGTGCTCACTAAGAAATTGAGAACTGCTAAAGTacgtatttttttttcattaaaaagatgaaaagagacagaaatccTAAATCCAGGGACAAATATAGGAGACTTTTGCCGAATTCAAAATTAAGTCAGAAATGTATCCATATGCAGAAAGAAGCACACCCACATGAAGCAAGACACCTTAACATACCTGTTGGACTTCTGCTGCCGTACTCTTAAACAGCTCAATATATCTTCTTCCCAGAATTTCCTTGTGTTTCCTCAGAGCACACTGGGCATGTTCGTCACaggcaaataaaacaaaggcatCGCCAGTGGGACGCCCATCTGGGTAGCGGACAAAAAGAATGCCATCTTTCCCTCCGCTGACCGGGCATATCTCATTGAGACCCTCCCCTGGTGAGAAGAAAGCGAGCACCTGCTCGTGTGTGGCGGTGAAAGGAAGACCTCGCATCCTCACTATGATCTGGTCCTCGCGTGACAGGAACATTGCTACTTCATTCGACGTAcctgacgcacacacacacacttatttaacCACAAGTAAATAAACATATGTATTAACACTGTATATTTGAAAAGTTAGATTACTTTCTTTAGCGAGTCGCACAATGAGTAGAGCTTTTTCTGCTATTGTTTGCCCTTCTTAAACTGCAATTGATGAGAATGATACTACACTTTACTCCTCTACTTTCACACAACCCAAACCCTCAATTGTTTTACGATGACTTTCAGTGCTGCGTAGTACTCTAGTTGCTGATAATTTGACTGAATTGCCAAACCACATAGTATCGTGGAGGTTTTGACTAAAAGCTCCAGTGTTCCCTTTAGTGATACCTGGAATGATCATCTGCTAACAGATACATAATTTTTACTCCCGTCGTTTCATTCAGCAACATTTCTAAACCTTATAAACTTTAAAACGTGCATATGGCTCACCTCCAGCTATCTTTAGGAAGTCTTCTCCTGTTGCTTTGTAAACCTGCCATTAGAAATATAGACATGGGATATTATCAGGGGCATAAAGGGAAACTTCATTAAATTGATTTGATTGAGGATTTCATCAATTTCCAACTTTATTCCTATGGTTCTAGTGTGTACTTTAACTAGAAGCTCCCCAGCATAGAGCCAAAGGACGTAAGTAGaacatttctgaaaattgcCTTTTAGGTTAAAGTACAGCTGCTTTATTTAATCAGTTATGACTAGTTGGGTACAGACAGGTTACCTCTATGTATCTGTTTCCCATGtggtgtttgtgtctttgcagcGCCAGGTCTCTGTGTTCTTCACTGACAAAACGAACAAGAGCTTCTCCGTTCCTCCTCCCCTGAGCGTTAAGACACAGTGCAGCTCCTCCTCTGTACAACACAACATGCAGACTCTTACAGCACCCTGTACATCAACACAAAAGCTGCAGTCACAAACAAGCCTTTAACATATCAACAACATACTTGGCGATGTTTAGTCCTCTGAAGAATCGAGCGATATCCTGGTCAGAAGACTGCCATGGCAACCCTCTGGCTCTGATCACTGTGTTGTCACACACTTTCTCCATCTTactgctgcacacaaacacatgcacaaatagaCATTAGCACAACCGGAGTGGACATGGAGTGGATTTCATAGGCAGAGAACAAAGGGAATATTTATCTTGAGCAAACTTTTGCTTACCATGTGCCAGTCTCAAACTTCTCACTAACTCTCTCTGGATGAGAAAACATGTGACCTGTAAAAGGAAAGTTGTGTTTCCAAAATTAGAAAATTGCCTTCTGAAGTCACAAATGATAGCATATATATGAAACTAATTCTTTGAATTTCCTTTTAGTAACTTAAGTAACTTCTTTAAATGACATTCTGTAAATTCACAATAGATACTCACACAATGGCTCAGAAAGTAGGGAGAGGACAAGGCTGGCCATAATCCTGACCTGCTGTACTGCTATTTCTGCAGGCAATGTGGTCGATGGATCAAGAGCGGTGGCAGGATCCCACGTGGCAAGTGCATCTACGGGTATACTAAGGGCTGAGGGTAAGTCAGTCAAGGAACATAAACAAGAAACAGCCACAAAATATACCCAAGTGTAGAAGTTTGGAGAGAACCAATCGTGTTGATATGCATGTATATGTATGCGAGTAAGTAATAATAAAGAATGATTTATTTCTCTAATAcattcaaagaagaaaaatgtaaagtgaGGACgcaagacacaaacacacaggacgGTGTTACCTGTCCTGTTCCAGTGGGTGTGTGGGGTTTGCACTGTTGgctaaacacacactcattcactgAGCACTGACTAAGGTGCTGCCATTGTTTCCCTATTTGCATTTCAAAACCTCTAGTTCTGCAGCCAACACCCCGTGGCCCATACACTTCTGTGTGTTGTGAGTTTTTTAGCTTAATGTGTGCTCACCAAATCAAGGTAAACATCTAAATAACCATCTAAATAAATCAAGAACTGTCCTAAATACTGTAAGCTTGtacattacatacagtacatcagtcACCAGGACATCACATGTGACCAGACAGCGTAGTGAAGGATACACTTTGCCATGATGTGTACATTCAAAGCCTTGAGGTCAGATGCGGGGAAGTGCTTCTTAAACTCTTTCCGAATGTCAAAGAATGAGTAGAAACATTCTGGGAGCAGGATGTTCTGCAGAAGGCAGCAAATGAAAGGATGTGAACATGTGGTACAATAACAGCTGCCTCTTTTTATTGCTATCATACTGCTGTTTGCTTAATCAAGTCGCTGTGTGACAACTGGCACACTTTGGAGAGACATTGAAAAATTTCTCCAGCTTCATCATGTGTTTTATAAGTTTGGTATGTGCATGTGTCATTAGACAGGTTTGCACGAGTGGCTCCCAATTCTCACGGTAACTTTAAATTCAACCTGCAGCACACTGCTGACACAGCACCTCCCCTTTGTGACTTGTCTGAGGTTGCTGCAGCAGTGAGTGAATATACGCCCTGGCTGCAAGGCGTTCACCCATCCAGCTCGCTCACCTTGCTCGCAGCCTCAGGGTGAATCACTTGACGGATATGGAGCTGTCCgtctgtacacaaacacattgaagTGCCTGCACCCACGCTGTTCACCTCATTCGTCAGTTGTAGATGAAACTGCAAACAAAGGCatttaacagttaaaaacattgaCAATCTAGCATCAGGCATGTCAAATGCTAGTCATGATTACTGTGTAATAATGAGTTAAAGGTTATTTAAGTGATTTTAGAGACATCATTACTAGGTTTAAAGCTGTCTCAAAACTTGTAGCAGTAAAGACACATTCGGCTCCAGATCCATTCTCCTCTTCCACGCTCTCCTCTACCAAATCCTCCTGTTCTTTTTCGTTCGTCAGGTTTGAGAGGTCAGGCTTGATGAGGAGCTCATTCACCTTGCCCAACTggttcaaagtaaaaaaaaaaaaaaaaaaaaaaaaaattaacaacacGTCAGTCCTGAAACAGAAGCTGAAATGCAAACTCACAAGTCCAAGGCTGACGTAACCGCTGTTTAGTGTTTATAAATTGATATTATCACAAtaagagaaaaagcagaaatgtgttaaaatatcaTAACGTGTAGGGAGAAGATAATGTTCTTCTCTTTGCACTGGATAACTTCAGAGCTTATTTAACCCACAGGTGTTTTTGACAGATGTGCCTTGGGAGGGACCCTACCAAATTTCACCTGACTCACCATTTTAGTGACTAATCAGTTTAGATCTGAACATAATGATAAACACTGGCCACAATATTATCGCTAATACACCTGGAGGTTTCAATGTTGTAGTACTCTAGCTGGTGTTAGGACCAAACAGACACTCAGCAAGTTGCGATGCGCTGTGCGTTATCACACCTGTGGATCACCGCCAGCAGAAAATTATCCCCATGCTGACCACCCCGACATAAAAACGACCGATTGGATTTATAGTTGTGGCGGATCAGTGTTTAGCGGTTGCGTTGTGTTTGCCTGTAATCCCGACGGGAGTTCAATGTACCTGAACTCTCCGTACATTTCCTGCTTTTAAACGACATTTTAATTACCTAGAACATGTATTGTAATAATATGTGTGTACCTTCTTGTTCTTTACATCCACCAGCTGCCAAATCAACTGCACCAGCTCCTTCTCGTCAGATCCCAATAGCTCTCCGCTCGCGCCAGATGTGGCGGTGAAAAGCACCGCCAGGTAGTCTACCTGTGCCGTCATCTGAGCTCAAACACAGGCAACAACTACACTAATACTACACTAAAGTAAAGGCCAAAAACTACAAACACGCCGGGAAGGAGACACAACTGGAGGAGACAGCTTCTAACACCTTTACTTTGACACCTGAGCACAAAGGTGAACTCTGTAAATCCTGGTTTCGTCGCGCGTGAATTCCTACGTAAAACGTCCTGCAGCCACCATCTCGGAGCAATGGCTGAACGTTCCCCGTTTTTGTAGCGCATCTACCTGTGCGACCACGTGATCAGCCACCTGCCTCCTCCCTCCTTTCAGGTGGTTACAAATTAAGACGTGGCAgataatgaaggagaaatatgtgCTTTTCAATGCCTAATATGCGTTTTATGTCATTTCAGTTTGTCATTTTagcagtatgtatgtatgtaatacTTTACAATGGTAAAGGATTGGATGAATGGTATATTGATTACCTGTTACAaaggcacaaaacacaaaatgtttaaacatgagCTGCATTCGaagatttgtatatttttagaCGTGTAATTAAACAATAGATCTTTTCGAAAGTTTACGTTATATCAGAGGATATTCTGTGATaaagtaaaattgtatttaaccTAAAATCACCTCCTAGCAAAAGGAAAATCAAGCATGAACATGAAGGCTACATATTtatattgttgcatttttattacataaacATATAATTTATACGAAATGGTTTGTAAAAGcaattatttatgtttgttaatAGCCGTTCCAACgttaatattatataattagCTTATTACCGTACATATAATGaatatattatttacaaaacGACTACTATCATTACGACGACTACAACTATTactaccaataataataatattgtagtataaatttaaaaaaatatataataataattacatcttcaatcaatcaatttgaTCTAAATCTTTGATCTAAGTCAAATTACTTTTTAGTTGTTCCTTTGCGtgagtaaaattattttatcataaatatttaataattacgtttgttttgttctttccgtttaatttaggttttgttttttgcttacTCCGGAAGTATTTCCCGTCCCGGAAGTTTATCCCTGGTCTGAACGATATCTAGAAGCGATGGC
This window harbors:
- the esrp1 gene encoding epithelial splicing regulatory protein 1 isoform X1, which gives rise to MTAQVDYLAVLFTATSGASGELLGSDEKELVQLIWQLVDVKNKKLGKVNELLIKPDLSNLTNEKEQEDLVEESVEEENGSGAECVFTATSFETALNLFHLQLTNEVNSVGAGTSMCLCTDGQLHIRQVIHPEAASKNILLPECFYSFFDIRKEFKKHFPASDLKALNVHIMAKSLSIPVDALATWDPATALDPSTTLPAEIAVQQVRIMASLVLSLLSEPLCHMFSHPERVSEKFETGTCSKMEKVCDNTVIRARGLPWQSSDQDIARFFRGLNIAKGGAALCLNAQGRRNGEALVRFVSEEHRDLALQRHKHHMGNRYIEVYKATGEDFLKIAGGTSNEVAMFLSREDQIIVRMRGLPFTATHEQVLAFFSPGEGLNEICPVSGGKDGILFVRYPDGRPTGDAFVLFACDEHAQCALRKHKEILGRRYIELFKSTAAEVQQVLNRYSSAPLIPVAPAPLVPVLPAMSLLPPPGGVRDCLRLRGLPYTASIEDILTFLGEFTHDIRPHGVHMVLNQQGRPSGDCFIQMTSAERAFQASQRLHKHIMSTQRGANSRYVEVFPCSAEEMGLVLMGGSLSHTHTHTHNRSRSGTGLSPPPCKSRRLSPPSYSFTPAPPVLTTEAAAALYPPVGQVLLTPRHLPPGHAYYPGAAQLYMNYTAYYPSPPGSPTTVGYFPSPSSLSSPGGLVRMPGLTYNSNGVKDLINAVQGYQYVPEDALIYAQGAVHAHDPARTLLTQPKEWNPVESVSLLSSSLIGQSSGGDAPLMSLPAFMTKPVGQYLDLTLL
- the esrp1 gene encoding epithelial splicing regulatory protein 1 isoform X2, yielding MTAQVDYLAVLFTATSGASGELLGSDEKELVQLIWQLVDVKNKKLGKVNELLIKPDLSNLTNEKEQEDLVEESVEEENGSGAECVFTATSFETALNLFHLQLTNEVNSVGAGTSMCLCTDGQLHIRQVIHPEAASKNILLPECFYSFFDIRKEFKKHFPASDLKALNVHIMAKSLSIPVDALATWDPATALDPSTTLPAEIAVQQVRIMASLVLSLLSEPLCHMFSHPERVSEKFETGTCSKMEKVCDNTVIRARGLPWQSSDQDIARFFRGLNIAKGGAALCLNAQGRRNGEALVRFVSEEHRDLALQRHKHHMGNRYIEVYKATGEDFLKIAGGTSNEVAMFLSREDQIIVRMRGLPFTATHEQVLAFFSPGEGLNEICPVSGGKDGILFVRYPDGRPTGDAFVLFACDEHAQCALRKHKEILGRRYIELFKSTAAEVQQVLNRYSSAPLIPVAPAPLVPVLPAMSLLPPPGGVRDCLRLRGLPYTASIEDILTFLGEFTHDIRPHGVHMVLNQQGRPSGDCFIQMTSAERAFQASQRLHKHIMSTQRGANSRYVEVFPCSAEEMGLVLMGGSLSHTHTHTHNRSRSGTGLSPPPCLSPPSYSFTPAPPVLTTEAAAALYPPVGQVLLTPRHLPPGHAYYPGAAQLYMNYTAYYPSPPGSPTTVGYFPSPSSLSSPGGLVRMPGLTYNSNGVKDLINAVQGYQYVPEDALIYAQGAVHAHDPARTLLTQPKEWNPVESVSLLSSSLIGQSSGGDAPLMSLPAFMTKPVGQYLDLTLL
- the esrp1 gene encoding epithelial splicing regulatory protein 1 isoform X3, with the translated sequence MTAQVDYLAVLFTATSGASGELLGSDEKELVQLIWQLVDVKNKKLGKVNELLIKPDLSNLTNEKEQEDLVEESVEEENGSGAECVFTATSFETALNLFHLQLTNEVNSVGAGTSMCLCTDGQLHIRQVIHPEAASKNILLPECFYSFFDIRKEFKKHFPASDLKALNVHIMAKSLSIPVDALATWDPATALDPSTTLPAEIAVQQVRIMASLVLSLLSEPLCHMFSHPERVSEKFETGTCSKMEKVCDNTVIRARGLPWQSSDQDIARFFRGLNIAKGGAALCLNAQGRRNGEALVRFVSEEHRDLALQRHKHHMGNRYIEVYKATGEDFLKIAGGTSNEVAMFLSREDQIIVRMRGLPFTATHEQVLAFFSPGEGLNEICPVSGGKDGILFVRYPDGRPTGDAFVLFACDEHAQCALRKHKEILGRRYIELFKSTAAEVQQVLNRYSSAPLIPVAPAPLVPVLPAMSLLPPPGGVRDCLRLRGLPYTASIEDILTFLGEFTHDIRPHGVHMVLNQQGRPSGDCFIQMTSAERAFQASQRLHKHIMSTQRGANSRYVEVFPCSAEEMGLVLMGGSLSHTHTHTHNRSRSGTGLSPPPCKSRRLSPPSYSFTPAPPVLTTEAAAALYPPVGQVLLTPRHLPPGHAYYPGAAQLYMNYTAYYPSPPGSPTTVGYFPSPSSLSSPGGLVRMPGLTYNSNGVKDLINAVQGYQNPVESVSLLSSSLIGQSSGGDAPLMSLPAFMTKPVGQYLDLTLL